Proteins co-encoded in one Yamadazyma tenuis chromosome 1, complete sequence genomic window:
- a CDS encoding uncharacterized protein (EggNog:ENOG503P981; COG:G) yields the protein MTELFFMRHGKRIDHALLTDPTATAIYPDYLPYDPSLATSSIDQVASVCEDIANTTTAFDPPPSSSPSPGPTHKKNIFIHFSPYLRCCQTADLIITHLKPKLESRFPNYKLRFQLLGDFALSEWLHERMKDKPPFYDSNDAYQMYTPNIKLLKNRSACSNFRPTNTLGHYNGYDLSYKDYQNNCREYFKKLLATYDKPSYLNNKDIIIVVSHGYFINNLLSYFVTHPIFDEIPECKLNYARKELVDPDTGVFNWVLVKDALDMFNFDDIDKSLNLETDIVYYKTNFIKRDELNQKNNNLTIKQEDNPRPSFIFRQTSEKYQKESKAHMGINSTKDNYKNSAFLNNPICPAAKDWTPQTARKFEIKHEFKLKMIQDDVFKTHFDITKPPSHPISPEVSPNSEPTHNNSVIDLSRIGTGEHYRPMKLRYSTTAEIPIETLNKKVNSQLNLANHQRSYSSSNNSSITDFPKFGTSKRTRDSYFSLSQSPKLTSTMSDESFDQMDAESIDSNDSQDSRPKVRHPPNPLLGRSKSLKYKEELALNGGRSILALYKKQREQEQNPNNSSDDEGNFTLSFQHKYPSSKSANAIKPHSHPSQTHASPPQTQTRSRKGSIKFIPSVLNYGTSPIDRESNSTPLGMYQTPSKKSQSMFYNLNSDDSDSNMESPVSSDDEEEATDPVIYRGNNDQKNMWFGQNAK from the coding sequence ATGACGGAGTTGTTCTTTATGCGCCACGGCAAGCGCATAGACCACGCGCTCCTCACGGACCCCACGGCCACCGCTATATACCCCGACTACCTTCCCTACGACCCGTCGCTCGCCACCAGCTCCATAGATCAGGTGGCCAGCGTCTGTGAAGACATCGCCAATACCACCACCGCATTCGATCCACCACCAAGCAGCAGCCCCAGCCCCGGCCCCACCCACAAAAagaacatcttcatccattTCTCGCCGTACCTCCGCTGCTGCCAGACGGCTGACCTCATCATCACTCACCTCAAGCCCAAGCTCGAATCTCGCTTTCCCAATTACAAACTCAGGTTCCAGCTCCTAGGCGACTTTGCCCTCAGCGAGTGGCTCCATGAGCGCATGAAGGATAAGCCTCCGTTCTACGACCTGAACGACGCCTATCAGATGTATACCCCCAAcatcaagctcttgaaaaacCGGTCGGCGTGCTCCAATTTCAGACCCACCAATACGTTGGGTCACTATAATGGCTACGACTTGAGCTACAAGGACTACCAGAACAACTGCCGCgagtacttcaagaagctcTTGGCCACCTACGACAAGCCATcgtacttgaacaataaggatatcatcatcgtcgttAGTCACGGCTATTTCATTAATAACCTTCTACTGTACTTTGTGACCCACCCCATTTTCGACGAGATCCCCGAGTGCAAGCTCAACTACGCACGCAAGGAGTTGGTCGACCCCGATACCGGAGTCTTCAACTGggtgttggtgaaggaTGCATTAGAcatgttcaactttgacGATATCGACAAGctgttgaacttggaaacaGACATTGTCTACTACAAaaccaacttcatcaagcGGGACGAGTTGAATCAGAAGAACAACAATCTCACCATCAAGCAGGAGGATAACCCACGGCCATCGTTCATTTTTCGTCAGACGTCCGAGAAGTACCAGAAGGAAAGCAAGGCTCACATGGGTATAAATAGCACCAAGGACAACTATAAGAATTCGGCCTTTCTCAACAACCCCATATGTCCGGCGGCCAAGGACTGGACTCCTCAAACGGCCCGTAAGTTTGAGATAAAACATGAGTTCAAGCTCAAAATGATCCAGGATGATGTTTTCAAGACACACtttgatatcaccaagcCGCCTCTGCACCCCATTTCGCCGGAGGTGTCGCCTAACTCCGAGCCCACCCATAATAACTCGGTGATCGACTTGAGCCGGATCGGTACTGGTGAACACTACCGTCCCATGAAGTTGCGGTactccaccaccgccgAGATCCCCATTGAAACCCTCAACAAAAAGGTTAACTCAcagttgaacttggctAACCACCAACGGTCGTACTCGCTGTCCAACAACTCGTCCATCACCGACTTCCCTAAGTTCGGCACCTCCAAACGGACCCGGGATTCGTACTTTTCACTTTCGCAGAGCCCTAAACTTACGTCCACCATGAGCGACGAGCTGTTCGACCAAATGGACGCCGAGTCCATCGACAGTAACGACCTGCAAGACAGTAGGCCCAAGGTTCGACATCCACCCAACCCGCTTTTGGGAAGgtccaagtccttgaagTATAAGGAAGAATTGGCCCTCAACGGAGGAAGGTCTATTTTAGCCTTGTACAAAAAGCAGCGAGAGCAGGAACAAAACCCCAACAATAGCAGTGATGACGAAGGTAATTTCACCTTATCTTTTCAGCATAAATATCCGTCATCCAAGTCTGCCAATGCCATCAAGCCCCATTCACATCCTTCACAAACCCATGCTTCCCCTCCACAGACGCAAACTCGATCTAGAAAAGGCTCCATCAAGTTTATTCCTTCTGTGTTGAACTACGGAACCAGCCCCATCGACCGAGAATCCAATTCCACCCCTCTTGGTATGTACCAGACTCCGCTGAAAAAATCGCAGTCGATGTTCTACAACTTGAATTCTGACGACAGTGACTCGAACATGGAGCTGCCGGTGTCGtcagatgatgaagaggaagcGACGGACCCGGTTATTTACAGGGGCAACAACGACCAAAAGAATATGTGGTTTGGCCAAAACGCTAAATAG
- the CCT6 gene encoding T-complex protein 1 subunit zeta (EggNog:ENOG503NVVE; BUSCO:EOG09262516; COG:O) → MSIQLLNPKAESLRRSHALQVNIAAATGLQEVLSSNLGPKGTLKLLVDGSGNLKLTKDGKVLLSEMQIQHPTAVMIARAATAQDEITGDGTTTVVLLVGELLKQAERYISEGIHPRIVVDGLEAAKKVALNYLDTFKESRSDFDREFLLQIARSSLSTKVTADVASVLAPIVTDAVLTIQDNDTLDLHMIEVMTMQLGDVRDTELVRGLVLDHGARHPDMPKRLENCHILTLNVSLEYEKTEVNSGFFYSNVDQREKLVASERRFVDDKLKKIIDLKNTVCELGSNQNFVIINQKGIDPMSLDVLAKNGILALRRAKRRNMERLQLVCGGEAQNSVDDLSPEVLGYSGLVYENSIGEDKFTYITENKDPKSVTVLIRGSNNYIIQQTKDAVRDGLRSIKNVLHDKSVVPGAGAFYLSCSQHLNVYKDIKGKNKIGSKVFSESLLVIPKLLSINSGLDALETLTNCSDEIAEGRKVGIDLKTGEPMDPAIEGVWDSYRVIRNALSSAVGIASNLLLCDELLKAGKSSLKGGQPGPGAAPQGMPGMPGMM, encoded by the coding sequence atgtcaATACAACTCCTTAATCCAAAGGCCGAATCGTTGAGACGTTCGCATGCATTGCAAGTCAACATCGCCGCCGCCACCGGACTCCAGGAAGTCTTAAGTTCCAACCTTGGTCCCAAAGGAACCTTGAAGTTACTTGTGGACGGATCTGGAAACTTGAAGCTCACCAAAGATGGAAAAGTGTTACTCAGCGAAATGCAGATTCAGCACCCCACGGCCGTGATGATCGCACGGGCCGCCACCGCCCAGGACGAGATCACCGGTGACGGTACCACCACCGTTGTGCTTTTGGTGGGAGAGCTTTTGAAACAAGCAGAGCGCTATATCAGTGAAGGTATTCATCCCCGAATTGTGGTTGATGGGTTGGAAGCTGCTAAAAAAGTCGCTCTTAACTACTTGGACACCTTCAAGGAGTCTCGCAGCGACTTTGATAGGGAATTTTTACTCCAGATTGCCCGTAGTTCACTTTCTACCAAGGTGACAGCCGATGTCGCCAGCGTATTGGCCCCAATTGTCACTGATGCCGTGTTGACGATCCAGGACAATGACACCCTAGATCTCCACATGATAGAGGTGATGACGATGCAACTTGGCGACGTGCGCGACACCGAGCTCGTGCGTGGGTTGGTATTGGATCACGGGGCCCGTCATCCCGACATGCCCAAACGGCTTGAAAACTGCCACATTTTGACTTTGAACGTGTCGCTTGAGTATGAAAAGACCGAGGTGAACCTGGGTTTTTTCTACTCCAACGTGGATCAGAGAGAGAAGCTTGTGGCGTCTGAGCGTCGGTTTGTCGAcgataagttgaagaagattattgacttgaagaatactGTGTGTGAATTGGGCAGCAACCAGAACTTTGTTATCATCAACCAGAAGGGTATTGACCCGATGTCCCTCGACGTATTGGCCAAAAACGGCATTTTGGCGTTGAGAAGagcaaagagaagaaataTGGAGCGGTTACAGTTGGTGTGTGGCGGAGAGGCCCAGAATTCGGTCGACGACTTGTCTCCCGAGGTGTTGGGCTACAGTGGGCTTGTGTATGAAAACAGTATTGGTGAAGATAAGTTCACTTACATTACCGAGAATAAGGACCCAAAGAGTGTGACGGTATTGATCCGGGGGCTGAACAACTATATTATCCAGCAGACCAAGGATGCCGTCCGGGACGGGTTGAGATCCATTAAGAACGTGCTTCACGATAAACTGGTGGTTCCAGGTGCCGGGGCCTTCTACTTATCATGTTCTCAACACTTGAACGTTTATAAGGATATCAAGGGGAAGAACAAGATTGGAAGCAAGGTCTTCAGCGAATCGCTTTTGGTGATTCCAAAGTTGTTGAGTATTAACTCGGGACTTGATGCTTTGGAGACTTTAACCAACTGCTCCGACGAGATAGCTGAAGGTAGAAAGGTGGGAATCGACTTGAAAACCGGCGAACCCATGGACCCGGCCATTGAAGGGGTATGGGATAGTTACCGGGTGATCAGGAATGCTTTGAGTTCGGCGGTGGGAATTGCTCTGAACTTGTTATTGTGTGACGAGCTTCTAAAAGCAGGAAAACTGTCTTTGAAAGGTGGTCAGCCAGGTCCCGGAGCTGCCCCACAGGGGATGCCAGGAATGCCAGGTATGATGTAA
- the SLY1 gene encoding Vesicle trafficking between the ER and Golgi (COG:U; EggNog:ENOG503NXNB; BUSCO:EOG092619MJ): MSLQEDNCLRDRQIATLERMLHLNKDGSADLTLAVPSSQGDDLVWKALVLDAKSQSIISSVLRVNDLLRCGITIHSLISSPRSRLADVPVIYFVEPTPANVSAILDDLAADRYDDFYINFTSSLPRALLEDFAKQVSLAGKSTKIRQVYDQYLDYVVTEQSLFSLDFPNTFTRFNHPSTKEDEIHHLAEVLSSGLLSVVLTLGSVPVIRCQRNGPAELVATQLDLKLRDHLANSKSLLSSQSSIHQRSVLVLLDRSVDLSSMFSHSWIYQCMISDVFRLKRNTVRVDGKDYDLDPKDFFWNKNAQLPFPDVVENANVELESYKHDAHELTARTGITSLNDIDDNDHNDTGKIQQAVNALPELTARKATLDMHMDVLASLLKELEAKSLDRFFELEQSYNNPKVQAQFLELLNEPSKKNNIADKLRTFIILYLLVDNLSSSFVDEVKAKFNQLDPNLDLSGLKYIEKFKQISKLSNMASLGEIEAPGELSGGSNSALFNNLSSRLYGLTEGRLTEGLSSLTSGLKKLLPNKKNLAITSIVEAFMDPTNASGASVQITDDYLYLDPKLRGGHSKPPKRQSYKNSIVFVVGGGNYVEYQNLQELAESHQGINDIIYGSSDIVTAQEFLDECTELGRLES; the protein is encoded by the exons ATGTCATTGCAAGAGGACAATTGCTTGCGAGACAGACAAATCG CCACTTTGGAGCGGATGCTTCATCTTAATAAAGATGGCTCTGCCGACTTGACGTTGGCAGTGCCGTCATCCCAGGGCGATGACCTCGTGTGGAAGGCTCTCGTGCTCGACGCCAAGTCCCAGAGCATCATCTCGTCGGTGCTACGAGTAAACGACTTGTTGCGGTGTGGAATCACCATCCACTCACTTATATCCTCTCCTAGATCTCGGTTGGCAGACGTGCCCGTCATCTACTTTGTCGAACCCACGCCAGCAAATGTCTCGGCTATCCTCGATGATCTCGCCGCCGACCGCTACGACGATTTCTACATCAACTTTACGTCGCTGCTTCCAAGAGCGCTCCTTGAAGACTTTGCTAAACAGGTGCTGTTGGCTGGTAAAAGCACCAAGATCCGCCAAGTGTACGATCAGTACTTGGACTATGTGGTGACAGAACAGTCGTTGTTTTCGCTCGACTTTCCGAATACTTTCACTCGTTTCAACCACCCATCTACTAAAGAAGACGAAATCCACCACCTCGCTGAAGTGTTGAGTAGTGGGTTGCTCTCGGTGGTGTTGACGTTAGGTTCGGTGCCAGTGATACGGTGCCAGCGGAACGGGCCTGCAGAGCTCGTGGCCACGCAGTTGGACCTCAAACTTCGTGACCATCTTGCAAACTCCAAGAGTCTTTTGTCGTCCCAGTCCTCGATCCACCAACGGtcggtgttggtgttgttggacaGAAGCGTCGACCTTCTGTCAATGTTTAGCCATTCGTGGATATACCAGTGCATGATAAGTGATGTTTTCCGGTTGAAACGGAATACCGTCCGTGTGGACGGAAAAGACTATGATCTTGACCCCAAGGACTTTTTCTGGAATAAGAATGCCCAGTTACCGTTCCCGGACGTGGTAGAAAATGCCAACGTCGAGTTGGAGCTGTACAAGCACGATGCGCACGAGTTGACCGCCAGAACCGGTATCACTTCGTTGAACGACATTGATGATAACGACCACAACGACACTGGCAAGATTCAACAGGCCGTCAATGCTTTGCCCGAGTTGACTGCCCGTAAGGCTACCTTGGATATGCATATGGATGTGTTAGCGtcattgttgaaagaattaGAGGCTAAGAGCTTGGATCGGTTTTTTGAGCTTGAGCAGAGCTACAACAATCCCAAGGTTCAAGCCCAGTTTTTGgagcttttgaacgaaccttccaagaagaataatATTGCTGATAAGTTGAGGACATTCATTATTCTTtacttgttggtggacaATCTCTCCAGCtcgtttgtggatgaagtCAAGGCCAAATTCAACCAACTCGACCCCAATCTTGACTTAAGTGGATTGAAGTATATCGAGAAATTCAAGCAAATCAGCAAATTGTCAAATATGGCATCGTTGGGAGAGATCGAAGCCCCGGGTGAGTTGAGTGGGGGACTGAACTCGGCGttgttcaataacttgtCGTCAAGACTCTATGGTCTCACCGAGGGCCGTCTTACAGAAGGATTGAGTTCTCTTACTTCGGGTCTCAAGAAACTTCTTcccaacaaaaagaacttggccatCACCAGCATCGTTGAAGCATTCATGGACCCCACAAACGCTTCAGGAGCATCAGTGCAAATCACCGACGACTACCTCTATTTGGACCCCAAGTTACGTGGAGGACACTCCAAACCCCCCAAAAGACAGAGCTACAAGAACTccattgtgtttgtggttggtggtgggaacTATGTGGAGTATCAGAACCTCCAGGAATTGGCCGAGTCCCACCAGGGCATTAATGATATCATTTACGGAAGTTCCGATATCGTCACCGCCCAGGAGTTCTTGGACGAATGTACGGAATTGGGTCGACTCGAGTCTTAA
- the RVB1 gene encoding RuvB ATP-dependent DNA helicase pontin (COG:L; EggNog:ENOG503NV13) translates to MVQITDVKDGQVREARTAAHTHIKGLGLDEKGVAKRIEGGFVGQSDAREACGIIVDLIKSKRMSGRAILLAGPPGTGKTALALAISQELGPKVPFCPIVGSELYSAEVKKTAALMENFRRAIGLRIKETKEVYEGEVIELTPEETENPLGGYGKTISHVIVGLKTAKGTKNLRLDPSIYESIQKERVTIGDVIYIEANTGTVKRVGRSDAYATEYDLEAEEYVPLPKGEVHKKKEIVQDVTLHDLDVANARPQGGQDVLSMMGQLLKPKKTEITDKLRTEVNKVVSKYIDQGVAELIPGVLFVDEVNMLDMEIFTYLNKALESSIAPLVVLASNRGLTTVRGADDDIQAPHGCPPDLIDRLLIVRTLSYTQEEVRAILGKRATLEGLVVTPPALDRLAEHGVNTSLRYSVQLLSPAGILAKTSGRQEITLDDVEECEVLFLDSRRSIQVLEQATGFIEARN, encoded by the coding sequence atggTACAAATCACAGACGTAAAAGACGGACAGGTCCGTGAAGCCAGAACCGCCGCCCACACCCATATCAAGGGTCTTGGGCTCGATGAAAAGGGTGTGGCCAAGCGAATCGAGGGCGGCTTCGTGGGCCAGAGCGATGCTCGTGAAGCTTGCGGAATCATTgtggacttgatcaaatccaaaCGAATGAGTGGAAGAGCCATTCTCCTCGCCGGGCCCCCTGGCACTGGGAAGACGGCGTTGGCCCTCGCCATCTCGCAGGAGCTTGGGCCCAAGGTGCCCTTTTGCCCGATTGTTGGTAGTGAACTCTACTCTGCTGAAGTGAAAAAAACCGCCGCTTTGATGGAAAACTTCAGAAGAGCCATTGGCTTAAGAAtcaaagaaacaaaagagGTGTATGAGGGAGAGGTGATCGAATTGACACCGGAAGAAACCGAAAACCCTTTGGGTGGGTATGGTAAGACCATCAGCCATGTGATTGTTGGGTTAAAAACTGCCAAAGGAACCAAAAACTTGCGGTTGGACCCCAGCATCTACGAGAGCATCCAGAAGGAACGGGTGACGATTGGTGATGTCATCTATATTGAAGCCAACACCGGAACCGTCAAACGGGTTGGTCGTTCAGATGCCTATGCCACCGAGTATGACCTTGAAGCAGAAGAGTATGTTCCGTTGCCTAAGGGAGAAGTGCACAAAAAGAAGGAGATTGTCCAGGACGTGACATTGCACGACTTGGACGTGGCTAATGCTCGTCCTCAGGGAGGCCAGGATGTGCTTCTGATGATGGGACAGTTGTTGAAGCCCAAAAAGACTGAAATCACCGACAAGTTGCGTACGGAGGTTAACAAGGTGGTGTCGAAGTATATCGACCAGGGTGTGGCCGAGTTGATTCCAGGggtgttgtttgtggatgaagtGAACATGTTGGATATGGAAATTTTCACctacttgaacaaggcCTTGGAGAGCTCCATTGCACCTCTCGTGGTGTTGGCTTCCAATAGAGGCTTGACGACGGTTCGCGGGGCTGACGACGACATCCAGGCGCCTCATGGATGTCCTCCTGACTTGATTGACCGGTTATTGATTGTGCGGACGTTGTCGTATACCCAGGAAGAAGTTCGGGCCATTTTGGGCAAAAGAGCTACCTTGGAAGGATTGGTGGTAACACCTCCTGCATTGGACAGATTGGCCGAGCATGGGGTTAACACTTCGTTGCGGTACTCGGTACAATTGTTGCTGCCCGCAGggattttggccaaaactTCTGGTCGTCAAGAAATCActcttgatgatgttgaagagTGTGAagtgttgtttttggactcAAGAAGATCCATCCAGGTGTTAGAACAGGCCACCGGCTTTATTGAGGCTCGTAACTAG
- a CDS encoding uncharacterized protein (EggNog:ENOG503NW4B; COG:K) — MSRVGVLALGPAGVGKSTFCNSIIHHMQTIGRRAHIVNLDPAADPTEYEFTIDIRDLISLQDVMEEMDLGPNGGLVYCFEYLLENLDWLDDQIGDYNDEYLIFDCPGQIELYTHVPVLPTIVRHLKNQLNFNLCATYLLEAPFIIDNSKFFSGALSAMSAMILLELPHINILSKIDLVKNDFNKKKLKQFLNPDPLLLAQEDETFNPKFSKLNKLIANLVDDFGMVQFLPLDCSKDSTSVSTILSYIDDVTQWSEAQEPKEPNDEFEIDDNEVDVQN; from the coding sequence ATGTCTAGAGTCGGTGTATTGGCACTAGGACCTGCCGGTGTCGGTAAGTCAACCTTCTGCAACTCGATCATCCACCACATGCAAACCATCGGCCGGAGAGCTCACATTGTCAACTTAGATCCGGCCGCAGACCCTACTGAATACGAGTTTACCATTGATATTAGAGACTTGATATCACTACAAGATGTGATGGAAGAGATGGATCTTGGACCCAATGGGGGGCTAGTATACTGCTTCGAGTATctcttggagaacttggactGGTTGGATGACCAGATTGGTGATTATAATGATGAATACTTGATTTTTGACTGTCCTGGGCAAATCGAGTTGTATACTCACGTTCCGGTGTTGCCTACAATAGTTCGacacttgaagaaccaattgaatTTCAATCTTTGTGCCACATACTTGCTTGAGGCACCGTTTATCATCgacaactccaagttcttctcgGGTGCGTTGAGTGCTATGTCCGCCATGATACTTTTGGAGCTCCCACACATCAATATCTTATCCAAGATCGATTTGGTAAAAaacgacttcaacaagaagaagttgaaacaATTCTTGAACCCGGATccgttgttgttggctCAAGAAGACGAAACATTCAACCCCAAATTTTCCAAACTTAACAAATTGATTGCAAACTTAGTGGATGATTTTGGCATGGTGCAGTTTTTACCCTTGGACTGTTCTAAAGATAGCACTTCGGTGTCCACAATTCTCAGTTACATCGACGATGTTACTCAGTGGTCGGAAGCTCAAGAACCCAAAGAACCTAATGACgaatttgaaattgatgataACGAGGTTGACGTGCAGAATTAG
- the MSC2 gene encoding Putative zinc transporter msc2 (EggNog:ENOG503NUJZ; BUSCO:EOG092621CK; COG:P), translated as MSNINSPWTILGVEERRNCGLGALGALGLSVSAMALRDAEVNGGLAGVASASVAVAGSLGLAIAAAPDVSLSSSDSGGWRGSVTGGGSVMAVVAAMVAAVHYVSVGRVCLVAFAVFMKMDVHAAMVVVADLIFRVGGGGTLKSVVAVAAGYVMAVVAAVVADRVRFTTKASALAFVVGAMGLIASGALSVPVAVAVAGAGGVGATFLVVFIRGASGALGPGSVPVPGTVCAALVVAGAALEVPVYHQLRAGIDLLMVPLWVGARPYPSVSQTVVGAWGLVKELIHHPDTKAIFNFLLLNSVFMVVQLVYSFRSGSLGLFSDSLHMALDCSSLALGLVAGILSKSPVDQNSKFPFGYSRFETLAGFTNGTLLIGISGGIVFEAVARLYNPIELKETTELIVVSVLGLVVNLVGIFAFNHGHSHGDSHSHGHSHGHSHSHTQSSNSYEDGHGSHSHEHSHSEDPHPHEKSCDSPEKSSSMNDNMRGIFLHILADTLGSVGVVVSTILTKVFHWEGFDPIASIIIAVLIFFSAIPLIKSTSSALLLSLNKDNEMKIRGILQDVSSIKGVKSFTTPRFWPSPEGMTGYIHIQVYRGENASYIKKQCMKHFDIGHVEVIVQMEYDYDECWCRH; from the coding sequence ATGAGCAATATCAATAGTCCATGGACGATACTAGGGGTCGAGGAGCGGCGGAATTGTGGTTTGGGGGCCTTGGGGGCCTTGGGCCTTTCCGTGAGTGCCATGGCCCTACGTGATGCCGAGGTCAATGGAGGTTTGGCGGGGGTAGCCCTGGCGTCGGTCGCGGTGGCAGGTTCACTTGGGTTGGCCATTGCGGCTGCCCCTGATGTGCTGCTTAGTTCCAGCGATAGTGGTGGGTGGCGTGGGTCGGTGACCGGTGGTGGGTCAGTTAtggcggtggtggcggCCATGGTTGCGGCTGTACACTATGTTTCTGTGGGGCGAGTGTGCTTGGTAGCGTTTGCCGTGTTCATGAAGATGGACGTCCACGCAGCAATGGTGGTGGTCGCGGACTTGATATTCCGggtcggtggtggtggtacaCTTAAAAGTGTGGTGGCGGTGGCTGCTGGGTACGTGATGGCGGTTGTGGCAGCGGTGGTGGCAGATCGGGTGAGGTTTACTACTAAGGCATCAGCTCTAGCGTTTGTGGTGGGGGCTATGGGGTTGATAGCGAGTGGTGCTCTACTGGTTCCAGTGGCGGTGGCAGTGGCAGGGGCTGGCGGTGTGGGGGCGACGTTTTTGGTGGTCTTTATTCGAGGAGCCTCCGGCGCCCTTGGCCCTGGCTCAGTTCCTGTTCCTGGCACTGTGTGTGCAGCGTTGGTGGTAGCAGGCGCGGCTCTAGAAGTCCCAGTTTACCACCAGCTCCGCGCCGGCATCGACCTATTGATGGTACCGCTCTGGGTGGGTGCTCGGCCGTACCCACTGGTGAGTCAAACGGTGGTGGGCGCTTGGGGACTCGTCAAGGAGCTCATCCACCACCCAGACACAAAGGctattttcaactttttgcTTTTGAATTCGGTATTCATGGTGGTTCAGTTGGTATACTCATTCCGTTcgggatcacttgggttgtTCTCCGACTCGTTACATATGGCATTGGATTGCTCGTCGTTAGCATTGGGGTTGGTAGCGGGTATTCTTTCGAAGAGTCCCGTGGATCAGAACAGTAAGTTTCCGTTTGGGTACTCTCGATTTGAGACTCTCGCAGGGTTTACAAATGGAACGTTATTGATTGGGATTTCGGGTGGCATTGTGTTTGAGGCGGTGGCCAGGCTATACAATCCGATTGAATTGAAAGAGACGACTGAGTTGATTGTGGTGTCGgtgttggggttggtggtgaacttggtggGGATATTTGCCTTTAATCACGGGCACAGCCACGGTGACAGCCATAGTCATGGGCATAGTCATGGGCATAGTCATAGTCACACACAGAGTTCCAACTCCTATGAAGATGGCCATGGATCTCATTCCCACGAACACTCCCATTCTGAGGACCCCCATCCCCATGAAAAGTCCTGTGATTCCCCTGAAAAGTCCTCCTCCATGAACGACAACATGCGAGGAATCTTCCTTCACATCCTTGCAGACACCCTCGGCTCTGTAGGTGTGGTAGTGTCCACCATTCTTACCAAGGTGTTCCACTGGGAAGGCTTTGATCCCATCGCGTCCATTATCATCGCCGTgctcatcttcttttccGCCATTCCTCTCATCAAGTCTACCAGCTCAGCACTCCTCCTTTCGCTTAACAAGGACAACGAGATGAAGATCCGGGGAATTCTTCAGGATGTCAGTTCCATCAAGGGGGTTAAATCATTCACGACTCCACGATTCTGGCCGCTGCCAGAAGGTATGACGGGCTATATTCACATCCAGGTATACCGTGGTGAAAACGCCTCGTATATCAAGAAACAATGTATGAAACACTTTGATATCGGTCATGTGGAAGTCATTGTACAAATGGAGTACGACTACGACGAGTGCTGGTGTCGGCATTAA